In one window of Azospirillum ramasamyi DNA:
- a CDS encoding mismatch-specific DNA-glycosylase: protein MDLFDDVPAPSPEGIPAAAGPLPDIVAPGLDCLFVGFNPGLRSGALGHHYAGRGNQFWRLLHEAGLTPRLYRPEEDVTLPAIGLGSTNLVARATASAAELSRAELRGGVPRLARIVGFVRPRVLAYTGKGVYLAATGLPDAPWGVQERGLFDGVADVVVPSPSGLARLPFEEKLRWFREVRAEIGRRR, encoded by the coding sequence ATGGACCTGTTCGACGATGTTCCGGCCCCTTCCCCGGAAGGGATACCGGCTGCCGCCGGACCATTGCCCGACATCGTGGCGCCGGGGCTCGACTGCCTGTTCGTGGGCTTCAACCCCGGCCTGCGGTCGGGCGCGCTCGGCCACCATTATGCCGGGCGCGGCAACCAGTTCTGGCGCCTGCTGCATGAGGCCGGGCTGACCCCCCGCCTCTACCGGCCGGAGGAGGACGTCACCCTGCCGGCCATCGGCCTGGGCTCCACCAACCTCGTCGCCCGCGCCACCGCCAGCGCCGCCGAACTGTCGCGGGCGGAGCTGCGCGGCGGGGTGCCGCGGCTGGCGCGGATCGTCGGTTTCGTCCGGCCGCGGGTGCTGGCCTATACCGGCAAGGGGGTCTATCTGGCGGCGACCGGCTTGCCGGACGCGCCCTGGGGGGTGCAGGAGCGCGGGCTGTTCGACGGTGTCGCCGACGTGGTGGTGCCGTCGCCGAGCGGTCTCGCCCGCCTGCCCTTCGAGGAAAAACTGCGCTGGTTCCGCGAGGTGCGGGCGGAGATCGGGCGGCGGCGCTGA
- a CDS encoding methyl-accepting chemotaxis protein: MANRADQRRRSGIKSKMLIAFGTVAALPCIAAVVGWMSYGAVRGHVADITGTQVPLLGAAHGLATTTARVLALGPLIDAASSEDDLARLRSAVAAQRAELDGQLTLLAGGQGDIGRMGELAATARSLLGTIDALGAATGRRLSLQEQRSARLAELSAAHARLLAALKPDMQASREQLAQAIAAMVEATSHSSEAIGGELGQTVIPLFQLRGAEAALTKALLIGAFETDRSKVMSLSTDFDSALSDLQGALRPLANSEAAVPVVATMNELAAYGDGDKSVYTRRVRQLTPGIGEAEARSLAEAQATAVAEIVRLDRDANSRMLPLMLNSRGRIAEAGNAIAERMQDLSTNVVPEAQQRYTVLSGLMADANLLAGKLAEAGNAETPVRLAAARRTLDPLAAAIRNALQDGRGDLEDEVRRLAERLLVLGFGDDGILALRGGELAAYAENAALIDSNRSTGAVLTGMVDGLVRSAGQATAAGASAAHEALERTSRVQILLATAGVLLAGLIVSFYVGRRVVGRMEALAAAMRRVAGGDLNVELKSGGNDEITDMARALDVFIANARAMEEAHEKVEVERRNAASARRTSMLEIAEQFESNVLSSVETLAEAAGLMAARARSLTDIAANANDRAEAAMQLSGEMAAGIQQVATAASEISQSIAEISKRTGESARIIGDTAAGAEQVKATVADLSGTAGEIGAVIGLIDEIAGQTNLLALNATIEAARAGEMGRGFAVVAGEVKALAGQTAQATAEIARQIAATQAASRQTAEVVATMAGSVQRIESNASAIAAAVEEQAIITSSIVDSSHRVAVGTQAASDHVAGLSEAAAKVRAQAGDVLQVAESLSHEATSLGSAVHLFLQEIRAAR; encoded by the coding sequence ATGGCTAATCGCGCCGACCAGCGCCGCCGATCCGGCATCAAGTCGAAAATGCTGATCGCCTTCGGCACCGTGGCGGCGCTGCCCTGCATCGCGGCGGTCGTCGGCTGGATGTCCTACGGCGCGGTCCGGGGCCATGTCGCCGACATCACGGGAACGCAGGTGCCGCTGCTCGGTGCCGCGCACGGCCTCGCCACCACCACGGCGCGGGTGCTGGCGCTGGGGCCGCTGATCGACGCCGCGTCGTCCGAGGATGATCTGGCCCGGCTGCGCAGCGCGGTGGCGGCGCAACGCGCGGAACTGGACGGCCAACTTACCCTGCTTGCCGGCGGGCAGGGCGATATCGGCCGCATGGGCGAACTGGCGGCCACCGCCCGTTCGCTTTTGGGCACCATCGACGCGCTGGGAGCGGCGACCGGCCGCCGGTTGAGCCTGCAGGAACAGCGCAGCGCCCGGCTGGCGGAGCTGAGCGCCGCCCATGCCCGGCTGCTGGCGGCGCTGAAGCCGGACATGCAGGCCTCGCGCGAACAGCTCGCACAGGCGATCGCCGCGATGGTGGAGGCGACCTCGCACTCCTCCGAGGCGATCGGCGGCGAGTTGGGGCAGACGGTGATCCCGCTGTTCCAGCTGCGGGGCGCGGAGGCGGCGCTGACCAAGGCGCTGCTGATCGGGGCCTTCGAGACCGACCGGTCCAAGGTGATGTCGCTGTCCACCGACTTCGATTCGGCGCTGTCCGACCTGCAGGGCGCCCTGCGTCCGCTGGCGAACAGCGAGGCGGCGGTTCCCGTCGTCGCGACGATGAACGAACTGGCGGCTTACGGCGACGGCGACAAGAGCGTCTACACCCGCCGCGTCCGCCAGCTGACCCCCGGCATCGGGGAGGCGGAGGCGCGCAGCCTGGCCGAGGCGCAGGCCACCGCGGTCGCTGAGATCGTCCGGCTGGACCGCGACGCCAACAGCCGCATGCTGCCGCTGATGCTGAATTCGCGCGGGCGCATCGCCGAGGCCGGGAATGCCATCGCGGAGCGCATGCAGGATCTCTCCACCAATGTCGTGCCGGAGGCCCAGCAGCGCTACACCGTGCTGAGCGGCCTGATGGCCGACGCCAACCTGCTGGCCGGCAAGCTGGCCGAGGCCGGCAATGCGGAGACGCCGGTCCGGCTGGCGGCGGCGCGCCGCACGCTGGACCCGCTGGCCGCGGCCATCCGCAACGCTCTGCAGGACGGGCGGGGCGATCTGGAGGACGAGGTCCGCCGGCTTGCCGAGCGGCTGCTGGTCCTGGGCTTCGGCGACGACGGCATCCTGGCGCTGCGCGGCGGCGAGCTGGCGGCCTATGCCGAGAATGCCGCGCTGATCGACAGCAACCGCAGCACCGGCGCCGTCCTGACCGGGATGGTCGACGGGCTGGTCCGGTCGGCCGGGCAGGCGACCGCCGCCGGGGCATCCGCCGCCCACGAGGCGCTGGAGCGGACCAGCCGGGTGCAGATCCTGCTGGCGACGGCCGGCGTGCTGCTGGCCGGGCTGATCGTCTCCTTCTATGTCGGGCGCCGCGTCGTCGGCCGGATGGAGGCGCTCGCCGCCGCCATGCGCCGGGTGGCCGGCGGCGACCTGAATGTGGAGCTGAAGTCCGGCGGCAACGACGAGATCACCGACATGGCGCGTGCGCTCGACGTGTTCATCGCCAACGCCCGCGCCATGGAAGAAGCGCATGAGAAGGTGGAGGTCGAGCGCCGCAACGCCGCGTCGGCCCGCCGGACCAGCATGCTGGAGATCGCCGAGCAGTTCGAAAGCAACGTGCTGAGCAGTGTCGAGACGCTGGCCGAGGCCGCCGGCCTGATGGCGGCGCGTGCCCGCTCGCTGACCGACATCGCCGCCAACGCCAACGACCGCGCCGAGGCCGCGATGCAACTGTCCGGCGAGATGGCGGCGGGAATCCAGCAGGTGGCGACCGCCGCGTCGGAGATTTCGCAATCCATCGCCGAGATCAGCAAGCGCACCGGCGAATCGGCCCGCATCATCGGCGACACCGCCGCCGGGGCGGAACAGGTCAAGGCCACCGTCGCCGACCTGTCCGGCACCGCCGGCGAGATCGGTGCCGTGATTGGGCTGATCGACGAGATCGCCGGCCAGACCAACCTGCTGGCGCTGAACGCCACCATCGAGGCGGCGAGGGCAGGGGAGATGGGCCGCGGATTCGCGGTGGTCGCCGGAGAGGTGAAGGCCCTTGCCGGCCAGACCGCCCAGGCCACCGCCGAGATCGCCCGCCAGATCGCCGCGACCCAGGCGGCCAGCCGCCAGACGGCGGAGGTGGTGGCGACCATGGCCGGCAGCGTCCAGCGCATCGAATCCAACGCATCCGCCATCGCCGCCGCGGTGGAGGAGCAGGCGATCATCACCTCGAGCATCGTCGACAGCTCCCACCGGGTCGCGGTCGGCACGCAGGCGGCATCGGACCATGTCGCCGGCCTGTCGGAGGCCGCGGCCAAGGTGCGCGCCCAGGCCGGCGACGTGCTGCAGGTGGCGGAAAGCCTGTCGCACGAGGCGACCAGCCTCGGCTCCGCCGTGCATCTGTTCCTCCAGGAAATCCGGGCGGCGCGATGA
- a CDS encoding FAD-dependent oxidoreductase: MLRDARHVLNGTHIDCDLCVIGGGAAGLTIARELAGSSCSVVLLEGGGLEVEGISQALYAGRNVGLPYERLTTARSRYLGGSTNCWGGFSRPLEPGDFAERPWIPKSGWPIERDTMMPYYERSQSVLGLGPFDYDTDFWMERVGGPRAALMPVEDGGGNGDRDGFENRVAQLSPPIRMGEAYRAEIGRAANITAFLNANVTGLDSNPTATAVERVQVRTLDGPSFTVGARLFVLCCGGIENARILLLSNKVQAAGLGNGNDLVGRYFADHPRFKTPPVRLTRQGRHRALYDVSLCLARRRLGRPHPSVALALSPTAKSQERHGLPNSRTYLVASYHSGALDAFKAMRDLRILPSRHSCRRFGVSEDEAASLLRNAGPRILRSMPQLAHALFDSIVDPGWLSRRFTLETVLEPVPNPDSRVTLDHATDPFGCNLPRVDWRLTEQDRRGAAETQRLLREDLLRRGLIETDERQDEPDEAAMADVGWCWHHMGTTRMHVSPRHGVVDAEGRVHGVSNLYIAGSSVFPTMGADHPTMTIVALALRMTDRILAMLQDERSSPPAPAVAASL; encoded by the coding sequence TTGCTTCGTGACGCCCGCCATGTCCTGAACGGCACCCATATCGATTGCGACCTTTGCGTGATCGGTGGCGGCGCCGCCGGCCTGACCATCGCGCGCGAGCTGGCCGGCAGTTCCTGCAGTGTCGTTCTGCTCGAAGGCGGCGGGCTGGAGGTCGAGGGCATCTCCCAGGCGCTTTATGCCGGCCGCAACGTCGGCCTGCCTTACGAGCGGCTGACCACTGCGCGCAGCCGCTATCTGGGCGGCAGCACCAACTGCTGGGGCGGATTTTCCCGCCCGCTGGAGCCGGGCGATTTCGCCGAACGGCCCTGGATCCCCAAAAGCGGATGGCCGATCGAGCGCGACACGATGATGCCCTATTACGAGCGCTCGCAGAGCGTGCTGGGCCTGGGTCCGTTCGATTACGACACCGATTTCTGGATGGAGCGGGTCGGCGGGCCGAGGGCGGCACTGATGCCGGTGGAGGACGGGGGGGGAAACGGGGACAGGGACGGCTTCGAGAACCGCGTCGCCCAGCTCAGCCCGCCGATCCGCATGGGCGAGGCTTACCGCGCCGAGATCGGGCGCGCCGCCAACATCACCGCCTTCCTCAACGCCAACGTCACCGGACTGGACAGCAATCCGACCGCCACCGCGGTGGAACGGGTGCAGGTCCGCACGCTGGACGGCCCGAGCTTCACCGTCGGCGCCCGGCTGTTCGTGCTGTGCTGCGGCGGCATCGAGAATGCGCGCATCCTGCTGCTGTCCAACAAGGTGCAGGCGGCGGGTCTGGGCAACGGCAACGATCTGGTCGGCCGCTACTTCGCCGACCATCCGCGCTTCAAGACGCCGCCGGTCCGTCTGACCCGGCAGGGTCGGCACCGCGCGCTCTACGACGTCAGCCTGTGCCTGGCGCGGCGCCGGCTGGGCCGGCCGCACCCGTCGGTGGCGCTGGCGCTGTCGCCGACCGCTAAGTCTCAGGAACGCCACGGACTGCCCAATTCCCGCACATATCTGGTCGCCTCCTACCATTCGGGGGCGCTGGACGCCTTCAAGGCGATGCGCGACCTGCGGATTCTGCCCTCGCGCCACAGCTGCCGGCGCTTCGGCGTGTCGGAGGACGAGGCGGCCAGCCTGCTGCGCAACGCCGGTCCGCGCATCCTGCGCAGCATGCCGCAGCTCGCCCACGCCCTGTTCGACAGCATCGTCGATCCGGGATGGCTGTCCCGGCGCTTCACCCTGGAAACGGTGCTGGAGCCCGTCCCCAATCCCGACAGCCGGGTGACGCTGGACCATGCCACCGACCCGTTCGGCTGCAACCTGCCGCGGGTGGATTGGCGGCTGACCGAGCAGGACCGCAGGGGCGCGGCCGAGACCCAGCGCCTGCTGCGCGAGGATCTGCTGCGCCGCGGCCTGATCGAGACGGACGAACGGCAGGACGAACCCGACGAGGCGGCGATGGCGGATGTCGGCTGGTGCTGGCACCACATGGGCACGACGCGCATGCATGTATCGCCCCGTCACGGCGTTGTCGATGCCGAGGGGCGCGTGCATGGCGTCAGCAACCTCTACATCGCCGGCAGTTCCGTCTTCCCCACCATGGGCGCCGACCACCCGACCATGACCATCGTGGCCCTGGCCCTGAGAATGACCGACCGCATCCTCGCGATGCTGCAGGACGAACGGAGCAGTCCGCCTGCCCCCGCGGTCGCCGCCTCGCTTTAA
- a CDS encoding glutathione S-transferase N-terminal domain-containing protein: MLKLRWSPTSPYVRKVMMVVIERGLEDRVERVATDPWSADTDLSKENPLGKIPALTLEDGTTLFDSPVVAEYLDSLGDRSPLFPPAGPARWTALRFQAVADGICDAAILRRLESMRPDGEKSQGWMERQRKAVVRSLDLLEADAAALDGEATIGTLAVLAALGYLDFRFGQEDWREGRPALAAWFGTAADRDSLRRTAPPV, from the coding sequence ATGTTGAAGCTGCGCTGGAGCCCCACCTCGCCCTATGTGCGCAAGGTGATGATGGTCGTCATCGAACGCGGGTTGGAGGATCGGGTGGAGCGGGTGGCGACCGATCCGTGGTCGGCCGATACCGATCTTTCCAAGGAGAACCCGCTGGGCAAGATTCCCGCCCTGACGCTGGAGGATGGCACCACCCTGTTCGACAGCCCGGTCGTCGCCGAGTATCTCGATTCGCTCGGCGACCGGTCGCCGCTGTTCCCGCCCGCCGGGCCCGCACGCTGGACCGCGCTTCGGTTCCAGGCGGTTGCCGACGGCATCTGCGACGCCGCCATCCTCCGCCGGCTGGAGTCCATGCGCCCCGATGGCGAGAAGTCGCAAGGCTGGATGGAACGCCAGCGAAAGGCGGTCGTCCGCTCGCTCGATCTGCTGGAGGCCGACGCGGCGGCACTGGACGGCGAGGCCACCATCGGCACGCTCGCCGTGCTGGCGGCGCTCGGCTATCTCGATTTCCGTTTCGGGCAAGAGGACTGGCGCGAAGGCCGCCCGGCGCTCGCGGCGTGGTTCGGAACGGCAGCGGACCGCGACAGCCTGCGGCGTACCGCACCGCCGGTGTAA
- a CDS encoding TrkH family potassium uptake protein, whose protein sequence is MPNFRPILFIVAVVLLALAAMMLIPAAVDFAYGNPDAEVFLYSAAFTAVCGGALALGTRSSRQQGGLSLRQAFLLTPLTWTSTAVFAALPFQFGHFPDLSLNYTNAFFETMSGLTATGATILVGLDRMPEGILLWRALLQWLGGIGIIGVAIAVLPALRVGGMQLFRTESSDRSQKVLPRAQQIAKAIGAIYVGMTTICAACYWLAGMTPFEAVVHALTSLSTGGFSTSDKSMGNFESPALHWLATLFMLLGSLPFVLYVRTLNGQRDALWKDSQVRTFLGFLAAVILPLSVWLALKQGYEFHDALRMVAFNVVSVVTTTGFAYTDYTQWGNLAVGVFFGLTFIGGCTGSTTGGIKIFRFEVMAIVLRTHFLRLVYPRGVFPRQYGSRQLDDDVLGSVVVFFTLFFTAYSVLTIALMALGLDFITSISAAASSLANVGPGLGDVIGPAGTFSALPDSAKWLLSLAMLLGRLELFTVLVLFMPQFWRG, encoded by the coding sequence ATGCCGAATTTCAGGCCGATCCTGTTCATCGTCGCCGTCGTGCTGCTGGCGCTTGCCGCGATGATGCTGATCCCGGCGGCGGTCGATTTCGCCTATGGCAACCCGGATGCGGAGGTCTTCCTCTATTCGGCCGCCTTCACCGCCGTTTGCGGCGGTGCGCTGGCGCTCGGCACCCGCAGCAGCCGCCAGCAGGGCGGGCTGTCGCTGAGGCAGGCCTTCCTGCTGACGCCGCTGACCTGGACCAGCACCGCGGTCTTCGCCGCCCTGCCCTTCCAGTTCGGCCATTTCCCCGACCTGTCGCTGAATTACACGAACGCCTTCTTCGAAACCATGTCGGGTCTGACCGCCACCGGGGCGACGATCCTGGTCGGGCTGGACCGGATGCCGGAGGGCATCCTGCTGTGGCGGGCGCTTCTGCAATGGCTGGGGGGCATCGGCATCATCGGCGTCGCCATCGCGGTCCTGCCGGCCCTGCGGGTGGGCGGCATGCAGCTGTTCCGCACCGAATCCTCCGATCGGTCGCAGAAGGTCCTGCCGCGCGCCCAGCAGATCGCCAAGGCCATCGGGGCGATCTATGTCGGGATGACGACGATCTGTGCCGCCTGCTACTGGCTGGCCGGAATGACGCCGTTCGAGGCGGTGGTGCATGCGCTGACCAGCCTGTCGACGGGAGGCTTTTCCACCTCCGACAAATCGATGGGGAACTTCGAGAGCCCGGCCCTGCACTGGCTGGCGACGCTGTTCATGCTGCTGGGCAGCCTGCCCTTCGTGCTGTATGTCCGCACCCTGAACGGACAGCGCGACGCGCTGTGGAAGGACAGCCAGGTGCGGACCTTCCTGGGTTTCCTCGCCGCGGTGATCCTGCCGCTCAGCGTCTGGCTGGCTCTGAAGCAGGGCTACGAGTTCCACGACGCCCTGCGGATGGTGGCCTTCAACGTGGTGTCGGTCGTCACCACCACCGGCTTTGCCTATACCGATTACACCCAATGGGGAAATCTGGCGGTCGGCGTGTTCTTCGGGCTGACCTTCATCGGCGGCTGCACCGGCTCGACCACCGGCGGCATCAAGATCTTCCGCTTCGAGGTGATGGCGATCGTGCTGCGCACCCATTTCCTGCGGCTGGTCTATCCCCGCGGCGTCTTTCCGCGCCAGTACGGCAGCCGGCAGCTGGACGACGACGTGCTGGGATCGGTGGTCGTCTTCTTCACGCTGTTCTTCACCGCCTACAGCGTTCTCACCATCGCGCTGATGGCCCTGGGACTGGATTTCATCACCAGCATCAGCGCCGCGGCGAGCTCGTTGGCCAATGTCGGGCCGGGGCTGGGTGACGTCATCGGCCCGGCCGGCACCTTCTCGGCGCTGCCGGATTCGGCGAAATGGCTGCTGTCGCTGGCGATGCTGCTGGGCCGGCTGGAACTGTTCACCGTGCTGGTGCTGTTCATGCCCCAGTTCTGGCGGGGCTGA
- the trkA gene encoding Trk system potassium transporter TrkA, translating into MKVIICGAGQVGASIARHLAQEDNDITVIDTSTELAQRMDESHDVRGMVGYASHPDVLAQAGARDADMLIAVTHSDEVNIVACEVANSVFNIPLRIARIRKQAYLRPEWSTMFSAEHLAISVVISPEVEIAHSIARRLRSPGAFEMLPLAEGKVHLIGVHCTTSSPLLNTPLRRLTEMFPDVRAAVLAVFRDGTGFVPKGNDMLRLGDDVHLVCRTADIVRVVSLFGHTEAPARRLVIAGGGNVGFNLAQVVERHMRGISIKMIESNAARAELISRSLRSSTVVLNGDALDNEILEEAQVGRAETIVAVTNDDETNVFASLLAKRAGCERAITLLNKTSYAPIVAGLGMDVVVNPSAVTVSSILRHVRRGRVAAVQTIGDNFGEVVEAEALETSRAVSGPIGSIGLPPGMIIGALVRGNEVIIPTSQTVIQPHDRVVVMATADLVRKLEKLFAVGLEFF; encoded by the coding sequence ATGAAGGTGATCATCTGCGGGGCGGGGCAGGTCGGGGCCAGCATCGCGCGGCACCTCGCGCAGGAAGACAACGACATCACCGTGATCGACACCTCGACCGAGCTGGCGCAGCGGATGGACGAGAGCCACGACGTGCGCGGGATGGTCGGCTATGCCTCGCACCCGGACGTGCTGGCCCAGGCGGGGGCGCGGGATGCCGACATGCTGATCGCCGTCACCCATTCCGACGAAGTCAACATCGTGGCCTGCGAAGTCGCCAATTCGGTGTTCAACATCCCGCTGCGCATCGCCCGCATCCGCAAGCAGGCCTATCTGCGGCCGGAATGGTCGACCATGTTCTCCGCCGAGCATCTGGCCATCAGCGTCGTCATCTCGCCGGAGGTGGAGATCGCCCACAGCATCGCCCGGCGCCTGCGCTCTCCCGGCGCGTTCGAGATGCTGCCGCTTGCCGAAGGCAAGGTTCACCTGATCGGCGTCCACTGCACCACCAGTTCGCCCCTGCTCAATACGCCGCTGCGCCGCCTGACCGAGATGTTCCCCGACGTGCGCGCGGCCGTGCTGGCGGTGTTCCGCGACGGCACCGGTTTCGTGCCCAAGGGGAACGACATGCTGCGGCTGGGCGACGACGTGCATCTGGTATGCCGCACCGCCGACATCGTCCGCGTCGTTTCCCTGTTCGGCCACACCGAGGCGCCGGCCCGCCGTCTGGTCATCGCCGGCGGCGGCAATGTCGGCTTCAACCTGGCGCAGGTCGTCGAACGGCATATGCGCGGCATCTCCATCAAGATGATCGAAAGCAATGCGGCGCGGGCGGAGCTGATCTCGCGCTCGCTGCGCTCCAGCACGGTGGTGCTGAACGGCGACGCGCTGGACAACGAGATCCTGGAGGAGGCCCAGGTCGGCCGGGCCGAAACCATCGTCGCCGTCACCAACGACGACGAGACCAACGTCTTCGCCTCGCTGCTCGCCAAGCGCGCCGGCTGCGAACGGGCGATCACGCTGCTGAACAAGACGTCCTACGCGCCCATCGTCGCCGGTCTGGGAATGGACGTGGTGGTCAACCCCTCCGCCGTCACCGTGTCCTCGATCCTGCGCCATGTCCGGCGCGGGCGGGTCGCCGCGGTGCAGACCATCGGCGACAATTTCGGCGAGGTGGTGGAGGCCGAGGCGCTGGAGACCTCTCGCGCGGTCAGCGGCCCCATCGGCTCCATCGGCCTGCCGCCCGGCATGATCATCGGCGCGCTGGTCCGCGGCAACGAGGTCATCATCCCCACCAGCCAGACGGTGATCCAACCGCATGACCGCGTCGTCGTGATGGCCACCGCCGATCTGGTGCGCAAGCTCGAAAAGCTGTTCGCGGTGGGGCTGGAATTCTTCTGA
- a CDS encoding DUF4142 domain-containing protein, which translates to MKRHHLLATAALILFSAPALSLAQTPTPQKTVTEKGQLSPQDMTFVEEAAISDMYEIQAGKLAQDHAKDNGVKQFGNHMVTEHTKTSDAMKTMAQQKSVTLPTKLDSAHQQKLDKLRGLQGEQFDAAYLQDQIDGHQQAVALFRTQAEKGQDPDLKRFAEQTLPALEQHLRQVRDLRPNVASTSSAPQQSTSFESMIGEEVYGEDGGQLGEVADIILDAQTGDATQVILDRGGILGIGDKQIALDFSLLEVDGDRIVARQVTEEQVNAMPEFQYGDNTVSLGQRSGSGGNAGQGNAGQGNAGQGAGNSPDSTPPRNPQ; encoded by the coding sequence ATGAAACGCCATCATCTTCTTGCCACCGCCGCCCTGATCCTGTTCTCCGCTCCGGCGCTGTCGCTGGCCCAGACGCCGACGCCGCAGAAGACCGTGACCGAGAAGGGACAGCTGTCGCCGCAGGACATGACCTTCGTCGAGGAGGCCGCGATCAGCGACATGTACGAAATCCAGGCCGGCAAGCTGGCGCAGGACCATGCCAAGGACAACGGCGTCAAGCAGTTCGGCAACCACATGGTGACCGAACACACCAAGACGTCGGACGCCATGAAGACGATGGCCCAGCAGAAATCGGTGACGCTGCCGACCAAGCTCGATTCCGCGCACCAGCAGAAGCTGGACAAGCTGCGCGGCCTGCAGGGCGAACAGTTCGATGCCGCCTATCTGCAGGACCAGATCGACGGCCACCAGCAGGCCGTCGCCCTGTTCCGCACCCAGGCCGAAAAGGGACAGGATCCCGACCTGAAGCGCTTCGCCGAGCAGACCCTGCCGGCGCTCGAGCAGCATCTGCGCCAGGTCCGCGACCTGCGCCCGAACGTCGCCTCCACCAGCAGCGCTCCCCAGCAGAGCACCAGCTTCGAAAGCATGATCGGCGAGGAGGTCTATGGCGAGGACGGCGGCCAGTTGGGCGAAGTCGCCGACATCATCCTCGACGCCCAGACGGGCGACGCCACCCAGGTGATTCTGGACCGCGGCGGTATTCTGGGCATCGGCGACAAGCAGATCGCCCTGGACTTCTCCCTGCTGGAGGTCGACGGCGACCGCATCGTCGCCCGGCAGGTGACCGAGGAACAGGTCAATGCGATGCCCGAGTTCCAATACGGCGACAACACCGTCTCGCTGGGCCAGCGCAGCGGCAGCGGCGGCAACGCCGGTCAGGGCAATGCCGGCCAGGGCAACGCGGGTCAAGGCGCCGGCAACAGCCCGGACAGCACCCCGCCGCGCAACCCGCAGTAA